The stretch of DNA ACAAAAACTACAAGCAGTCAGGGCGCAATTAGAACGCCTTCGTTTAGAAGCCGAACAAGTCTTACCTGCCGAAGCACAAAAACAAGCCAAAGAATTAATTGCTAGAGGAAACGCAGCAGGATTAAAAGAAAATACCGAAGCTTATGCTTTAGTCAATGAAATGTTATCGCAAGTATGGCAATCAACTGGTAAAGATGCCAAAGAATTATTCCTAATTCAACAACTAGAAACTGTTTTGCAAGAAGCCGTACAAATACCAGGCAAACTTAACTTAGAAAAAGTCAATGTGATTGATAACGGAGACGGAAAAGCGATCGCAAGTTTAGTTAAAGTCTATCCCGAAATTGTGGTGGAATTCCTCAACAGTGTCAACAAAACTCTTGGTATTGATGTCATTGGTACACTTAATCCACCAAAGTAGAAGTAGTTCATGAATTAACCCTACTACAGAAATTTTTCCCAGGAAAGATAGTGATGACTTACGACATAGATAAAGAATACGATTTGTGGTCACAAGAACAAGCTGATTCCCTACGAAATCGCGCCTTCGATCAATTAGACATTGACAATTTAATTGAGGAATTAGAAGCCTTGGTAAGAGGAGAAAAAAGTCCTGTAGAGAGTTTGGTTTATCAAATATTGCTGCATTTATTACTGATTAATTATTGGCACGAAGAATCACAATGGAATCGTAACTATTGGGCATCAGAAATTACAGGTTTTAGACTGCAACTAAACAACAAATTAACCACAAATTTAAAAAATCATGTTTTAAATAGGCTTGATTATTTATATCAAAAAGCCCATAAGGCAGCTATTAATAAAACTAAAAGTAGCATCAAAAGCGCTCTCGGCAAAGCCGAGGCGCGTACGCGATCGCTTTCCTTCAGAATGTATCTATAATTTTGAAAATCTGATCGATGACAATTTTTTTTGGCAACAATTTTGATTAACCAAAATCAATCAAAGTTCCTAAGAAAGTCTACTATTTAAAATTAATAAAACTATGGAAATTATTACCCTTTTACTTGCAATTTTTGGTTTAGGTACAGGTGCTGGCTGGTTTGTGATCCGCAATCTTTATTACATTTGTCAGCCTAGTGAAATTTTAATCTTTGCTGGTACTAAAACTCGCAACAGTGAAGGCAAAGAAGTAGGATATCGTCTCGTTAAAGGTGGTAGTAGTATCAAAATCCCCATGCTGGAAGAAGCTTTCCGTATGGATTTAACTAATATGATTATTGAACTTAAAGTAGCTAATGCTTATTCTAAAGGCGGAATTCCTCTCAAAGTAGAAGGAGTTGCTAATATTAAAATTGCTGGTGAAGAACCCACTATTCATAATGCGATTGAACGTTTACTCGGCAAAAGTCGTAAAGAAATTGAACAATTAGCCAAAGAAACCTTAGAAGGTAATCTACGCGGTGTATTAGCAAGTCTTACTCCCGAACAAGTCAACGAAGATAAAATTGCCTTTGCTAAAAGTCTCCTTGACGAAGCCGAAGACGATTTAGAAAAATTAGGTTTGGTATTAGATAACTTGCAAATTCAAAATATTTCTGATGATGTTAGTTACCTCAATTCCATTGGGCGCAAACAACAAGCCGAATTATTAAGAGATGCCCGTATTGCTGAAGCTACCGCCAAAGCCGAATCTACCATTAAATCATCGGAAAATAAAAAAATCACTTCTCTGCGACAAATTGGTAGAGATTTAGAAATTGCCAAAGCAGAAGCTGAAAAAAGAATTAGAGATGCTATTACCAAACGAGAAGCCTTAGTCGCCGAAGCAGAAGCCGAAGTAATTGCCGAAATTGCTAAAGCAGAAGCCGAACTTGCCGTACAAACCGAAAGAATTAAACAAGTACAACAACAGTTACAAGCCGATGTTGTCGCCCCTGCCGAGGCACAATGTAAACAAGCGATCGCTAAAGCTAAAGGTGATGCAGCGAGTATTATAGAAGATGGGAAAGCCCAAGCAGAAGGAACAAAACGCCTCGCCGAGTCTTGGCAAGCAGCAGGAAACAATGCTAGAGAAATTTTCCTCTTTCAAAAACTCGAAACCCTGATCAAGATGATGGCTGCGGGTGTACCAGAAGTAGAGGTTGAAAGCGTTACTGTAGTTAACGGTAAAGATGGTAATACTGCGACAAAGTTAGCTGCTTTTATGGAACAATTGCGTCAGACAACAGGTATAGATGCAGCACAAATTGCCCACAATTTATCAAACAACAACTCGTCGATTAAAAAGATCGAAACTAAAATAGAACCACAAAAACTTGATGATTAAAAATTCTTTGACATAGAAAAGTTATCTCCTGAAAAGCATTAAACTTCTCTTAATCTTGCGCGATCGCCTACGCGATCGCATAAATAAATTTATTATTTTTATTTTTTATATGCACCAATTCCTAAAGCACATGCTTTTGGCTCAGTACAAGAATACATTTCTACTTCAACTTTATAAGCATCAGTTGTTTTTGGTTTTAATTTAACTACTGCTTGGGGACTATCACTTTGATCTATTGTTACTTCTTGACCTTTACTATTTAAGACAACCAAATCTACATCACTACATTTTGGTTTGCTACATACAGCAACAAAACCATAGTTTTTATTAGCCTGTAAACGGAACGTTTTACTAAACACGCCTCCTTCGGCTGCTTGACCAATGATAGGGGCTTTTGGTCTGATATAACCTGCTAATTGTTTACTAGCAGTTCTGTCTATCATTCTAGTTAATATCTTTTCACTATTAGGATTTAAATCTGCTAAAGCGATACTAGTTGGCATTAATGCTGCCATAACTGATACAGATATCAATAAAGCTTTTGTTTTCATTCAAATTCTCCTCATTAATTTTGTAGCGATTTATAGTTCTTCTGCTGGTAAAACTATTTGACCGCCTTCTATCGTAATTACATCAGCAGCTTTAGCACTAACACTGCCAATTCCTTCAACATCAATCAAACAATCACTACTACATACAGTTTTTGTTTCTCCTGATGCTATTTCTATAGTATTTTTTTGTTCACCTTCGGTAGTAGTAATTTGATACGATTGAGTATCTTTATTGACCAAATCTGTTGCCAAAACACTGTTAGAACCTATTAGTAAAATACCTAAGGTCAAAATAAATTTAGACATTTTCTGGAAAAATAGTGAAATATTTTTTATTAATAATTAGATTATCAGTTTAAAGTTATTGTAAATTTATACTTAATTATTATTTAAATTTTGTATCAAAAGTGTAAAAAAAAAGCAGGTTTTTCTATTATTTGAATATTTTTGAAATTTAGTAATCAATATATTTATCCACTTATAAAACTCTCATTTTTGTTTAATCATTATCTCATTGTGATTAACAAATATTTTTCAGTCAAAAAATATCTTGTAATTTTAAAACTTAACTAGTGGGATGCTCGTCACGCGCAGGCAAGGGGCTGTGACTCAAATTCTTTGAGTCTGAGTTTTTTAAGGCAGGGTATTGTTCACAAGCTCTTCTAATAACTGCGATCGCTGTACAAAAGATTTATTCTTAATCCGTCGTTGTACTCGCTCTGGTATTCCATAACCGTGAACAATATGACCTTGACCGGCTAAAACAATAATTTGATAATTAGGGTTAGCTTGATAAAATTGTGCGATCGCATCAGCCATAGTTTCATCCCAAAGTACCTGGGCAGCGAAAAAATTATCAAAACCATCACTATTACCATGTCCGTTGTGAGCATGATTGCTATAAATATTTTGTAGCATTTGCCGATAAGCTTGATTATCTAGATCAATTTCTGCTACAGGTGGAATATAACGAAAATCTTCTCCTGATAGACTTTCTAAACCTTGACTAGCAACTTTACGAGTAATTTCTGTGGGAGTATTTAAAGCAATAATTGGTAAATTATGTCTCTTGGCAAAACGTAAAATGGGGGCATAGTATTCCCAGTCAAAACCCCAACGCTGATCGTATTCTGTTTCTTCTCTTAATTGGGTTTCGCTGATTTCCCCTGCTAAATAACGATCTAAAACAGGTTGAAAGGGACGCTGAAACATTTCTAAAGCGATCGCTATTCGCTGATTTTGTTGATAAAGTGCAGTAATAATTTCTAATTGTGCTTGATGTTCGGCAAGGCTATCGTGATTTTCACCAAGATAAACGACATCTGCTTGAGCTAATTGAGCTAAAATATCTTTTTTGGTTACAATCGCTTGTTTTTCAGAAGCAATAGCTGGTTGAATTAAATTTATTGGAAAACTCCAGCACAATACCAAGCCTAAAGATAAGGCACATAATTTAATTAACGGTTTAATGATCATTAAAGGCAGAAGGCAGGTATTAGTTGTACCTCATGAATTTTAGCAACGCTATAGCTGATAGTTAGTTGCTACTTTTTACTTGTTACTTTTTACTTAATCTTTGGTAACTGATCACTGTTAAACGCCAACAGCAAAACTAGCCAAAACACCTTCAAACAAAGCCTTGCCATCAGTTATCCCAATCGCTGCATCGGCTGCCCTTTCTGGATGAGGCATCATGCCTAAAACATTTCCTTGTTGGTTAATAATGCCAGCAATGTTGTCTAAAGAACCATTCGGATTACTATCTTGGTTGACTTCTCCTGTCGCACTACAATACCTAAATAAAACTTGACCGTTATCTTCTAAAGTTTTTAAAGTATCACTATCAGCAAAATAACGTCCTTCACCATGAGCGATCGGTAAAGTAATTACTTGTCCTGAAGTATAATTACTAGTCCAAGGTAAATCACTTCTTTCGACTTTCATCGGGACGCGATCGCAAATAAAATGTAAATCACGATTGCGAATTAATGCCCCTGGTAATAAACCTACTTCTGTTAAAATTTGAAAGCCATTACAAATACCTAAAACTAGCTTACCTGCTTGGGCGTGTTCGATCACACTTTTGATCGCAGGAGAAAACCGAGCGATCGCACCACAGCGAAGATAATCACCATAGCTAAAACCACCAGGTATAACTACCAAATCTAGAGCAGATAAATCTGTATCCTGATGCCAAATCATTCGAGTTGCAACATTTAATAAACCTTCAGTAACCGTAGCGACATCGCGATCGCAATTTGAACCGGGAAAGACAATGATACCGACTTTCATTTTTTTCCTAAACAGTAGCTAATTGAGTTAGCTCGAAACGATAATTTTCAATTACGGGATTGGCAAGCAAGCGATCGCACATTTGATCTAATTGAACTTTTGCTTGTGCTTCATCGGTAGCAGTCAAATTTAGTTCAATATACTTTCCAATTCTGACATCTTCAACTCCTTGATATCCCAATTGCTTCAATCCTGATGCAACTGCTGTACCTGCTGGATCAAGTACAGAAGGACGAAGAGTAACATAAATACGAGCGTGATATTGATTAGCCATCTAATTTTTACCGATGATTATGATCTTTTGCACCTTTTTGATTGTAGAACCAGATCGAGTTTTTTTTGTTAAATCTGGAGCAATTTAGTCTCAAGATAAGATGTAAATTTTGAACTATTACTATTTCACTTTTTTCAAATTAGAATTTACCAAAAAATCTACATCTTACTCCAATAGAGCAGAAGTTTTTTATTCTCTCCTACTCCGAATGTAAACTGATAAATGTACAGACGTTTCGCTTGATCGTCTCTAACTGATAACTAGCAAATCAAAAAACATCATTTAACAACTACAGGATAATATGGGTAATACGATTTGGGAGTTAGATTTTTACTCTCGTCCAATTTTAGATGAAGAAAATAAAAAAGTTTGGGAAGTACTTATTTGCGAAAGTCTGACTGATCCAGAGCGATCGCCAGATGAGATTTTTCGTTACTCTCAATACTGCTCTAGTAAAACGGTTAATTCGCTTTGGTTACGGGAAGCGATTGAAAAGGCAATTGCGATCGCGGGTATCACTCCCAAAAAAATCCGCTTTTTCCGCCGTCAAATGAATAATATGATTACCAAAGCTTGTGAAGATGCAGGAATTGCTGCTGCACCTAGTAGTCGTACCTATGCTCTCAATCATTGGTTAGCTACCAGAATGAAGGAAGTATATCCTCAAGAACCAGGCTATGATCAAAAAACCGCTAGTTCTATTTCTGTTCAGTATCCTGATTTAAATGCTATTCCTTTACCAGACGCAGTTAGAGGCGATCGCGGTGATAAATGGGCATTTGTTAGTTTGGAAGCTTCTGCTTTTGCAGAAATGAATGAATGGGAAATTGGTTTTAAAGAAGCTTTTCCTTTATCTTTGCTTAATCTCAGTTCAGAAACACAAATTCCTGGATTAATTATTTTCTCTCCTCGTGCTACACTTTTAGCAGCGTGGTTGTCTGGGTTAGAAATGGGTTTTTTACATCTAGAAAGCGATCCACGTCCCAGAATTTGCTTGAACACAGGGTTGAGTGATAGTTGGGTTTTGGTTAATTTAACCACTCCTTCAACCTTAACCGAAGCCAAAGAATTTGAACTAGCTAAACAAAAAGCACAAGGAGTTCATTTCCTAGCCATTCAATCTTCGACAGAATCTGAAAGTTTTGCTGGATTTTGGTTGTTATTAGCCAATAAATCTTAATTTATCGGATCAAAAATCCATAATTATTTTCTCCCTTGTTCCTCTTGTTGATGACGACTTCTGTGCAGAAGTAAAATGTTATGTCTCTACTGCCTTTTGCCTCATGTCAAGATGCATACAAACTATGTAAAACTTACCACTTAGGATTACTAGCAATTAATAATTCTACTGCTTGAGTATCTAAGGGTTGAGCAAAAAGATAACCTTGGGCAAACTTACAGCCTAATTTTCTTAATTGTTCTAGTTGATAGGGAGTTTCTACTCCTTCCGCGATCGCATCAATGCCGAGAGAATGAGCTAAGTTGATAATAGTGCGAACAATTTCGCAGTTTTCTTGATTAGCATTCATGCGACTGACAAAGGAACGGTCTATTTTTAAAGTATCTAAAGGAAAACTATGTAAATAACTAAGGGAAGAATAACCTGTACCAAAATCATCAATACTCAATTTAATATTTCTGGCTTTGATTTGAGCAAAGTTTTCCATGATGGTTTCTTTTTCTTCCATTAAAGTACTTTCAGTTATTTCGAGTTTGAGAAAATTACTGTCTAACTCGGTATCTTTCAAAATTCGCTCTACAATCGTAATTAAACTTGGTTGTTTGATTTGTTGACTCGCAAGATTAACACTAATGTGATATTGAGAAGCGTTGGAAAATTTTAATTGCCAAGCACGAAGTTGACGACAAGCTTCGTTTAAAACCCATTCTCCGATCAAGACAATTAATCCTGTATCTTCAGCAATTTTA from Stanieria cyanosphaera PCC 7437 encodes:
- a CDS encoding DUF29 domain-containing protein; this encodes MTYDIDKEYDLWSQEQADSLRNRAFDQLDIDNLIEELEALVRGEKSPVESLVYQILLHLLLINYWHEESQWNRNYWASEITGFRLQLNNKLTTNLKNHVLNRLDYLYQKAHKAAINKTKSSIKSALGKAEARTRSLSFRMYL
- a CDS encoding flotillin family protein: MEIITLLLAIFGLGTGAGWFVIRNLYYICQPSEILIFAGTKTRNSEGKEVGYRLVKGGSSIKIPMLEEAFRMDLTNMIIELKVANAYSKGGIPLKVEGVANIKIAGEEPTIHNAIERLLGKSRKEIEQLAKETLEGNLRGVLASLTPEQVNEDKIAFAKSLLDEAEDDLEKLGLVLDNLQIQNISDDVSYLNSIGRKQQAELLRDARIAEATAKAESTIKSSENKKITSLRQIGRDLEIAKAEAEKRIRDAITKREALVAEAEAEVIAEIAKAEAELAVQTERIKQVQQQLQADVVAPAEAQCKQAIAKAKGDAASIIEDGKAQAEGTKRLAESWQAAGNNAREIFLFQKLETLIKMMAAGVPEVEVESVTVVNGKDGNTATKLAAFMEQLRQTTGIDAAQIAHNLSNNNSSIKKIETKIEPQKLDD
- a CDS encoding ChaN family lipoprotein, whose product is MIIKPLIKLCALSLGLVLCWSFPINLIQPAIASEKQAIVTKKDILAQLAQADVVYLGENHDSLAEHQAQLEIITALYQQNQRIAIALEMFQRPFQPVLDRYLAGEISETQLREETEYDQRWGFDWEYYAPILRFAKRHNLPIIALNTPTEITRKVASQGLESLSGEDFRYIPPVAEIDLDNQAYRQMLQNIYSNHAHNGHGNSDGFDNFFAAQVLWDETMADAIAQFYQANPNYQIIVLAGQGHIVHGYGIPERVQRRIKNKSFVQRSQLLEELVNNTLP
- the purQ gene encoding phosphoribosylformylglycinamidine synthase subunit PurQ, producing MKVGIIVFPGSNCDRDVATVTEGLLNVATRMIWHQDTDLSALDLVVIPGGFSYGDYLRCGAIARFSPAIKSVIEHAQAGKLVLGICNGFQILTEVGLLPGALIRNRDLHFICDRVPMKVERSDLPWTSNYTSGQVITLPIAHGEGRYFADSDTLKTLEDNGQVLFRYCSATGEVNQDSNPNGSLDNIAGIINQQGNVLGMMPHPERAADAAIGITDGKALFEGVLASFAVGV
- the purS gene encoding phosphoribosylformylglycinamidine synthase subunit PurS, whose product is MANQYHARIYVTLRPSVLDPAGTAVASGLKQLGYQGVEDVRIGKYIELNLTATDEAQAKVQLDQMCDRLLANPVIENYRFELTQLATV
- a CDS encoding Tab2/Atab2 family RNA-binding protein, with the translated sequence MGNTIWELDFYSRPILDEENKKVWEVLICESLTDPERSPDEIFRYSQYCSSKTVNSLWLREAIEKAIAIAGITPKKIRFFRRQMNNMITKACEDAGIAAAPSSRTYALNHWLATRMKEVYPQEPGYDQKTASSISVQYPDLNAIPLPDAVRGDRGDKWAFVSLEASAFAEMNEWEIGFKEAFPLSLLNLSSETQIPGLIIFSPRATLLAAWLSGLEMGFLHLESDPRPRICLNTGLSDSWVLVNLTTPSTLTEAKEFELAKQKAQGVHFLAIQSSTESESFAGFWLLLANKS